The Streptomyces sp. RKAG293 genome includes a region encoding these proteins:
- a CDS encoding AAA family ATPase: MAVMPTDIEDAPEGALRPHAEEAFAHELKALAAADDRPRPSRWNLSPWAVARYLLGGSLPDGTIITPKYVGPRRIVEVAVTTLATDRALLLLGVPGTAKTWVSEHLAAAISGDSTLLVQGTAGTPEEAIRYGWNYAELLTNGPSRRALVSSPVMRAMAEGRIARVEELTRIPADVQDTLITILSEKTLPIPELGSETQAVRGFNLIATANDRDRGVNELSSALRRRFNTVVLPLPASAEDEIDIVTRRVDQLGRGLDLPAVPEGADEIRRVVTVFRELRGGVTADGRTKVKSPSGTLSTAEAISVVTNGLALAAHFGDGVLRAGDIAAGILGAIVRDPAADRVIWQEYLETVVREREGWKDFYRACREASA; encoded by the coding sequence ATGGCAGTCATGCCCACCGACATCGAGGATGCTCCGGAAGGTGCTCTGCGGCCGCACGCGGAGGAGGCCTTCGCCCATGAACTGAAGGCCCTCGCGGCGGCCGACGACCGTCCGCGGCCGTCCCGTTGGAATCTCTCGCCGTGGGCGGTGGCCCGCTATCTGCTCGGTGGATCCTTGCCCGACGGCACTATCATCACGCCCAAGTACGTCGGCCCCCGGCGCATCGTCGAGGTCGCCGTCACCACCCTCGCCACCGACCGGGCGCTGCTGCTGCTCGGTGTGCCGGGCACCGCCAAGACCTGGGTGTCGGAACATCTCGCCGCCGCGATCAGCGGTGACTCGACGCTGCTGGTCCAGGGCACGGCCGGCACGCCGGAGGAGGCCATCCGCTACGGCTGGAACTACGCGGAGCTGCTCACCAACGGCCCGAGCCGCAGGGCCCTGGTGTCCAGCCCGGTCATGCGGGCGATGGCCGAGGGCCGGATCGCCCGGGTCGAGGAGCTGACCCGGATACCGGCCGATGTGCAGGACACCCTCATCACGATCCTGTCCGAGAAGACCCTGCCGATACCGGAGTTGGGGTCGGAGACCCAGGCCGTCCGCGGCTTCAACCTGATCGCCACCGCCAACGACCGCGACCGCGGCGTCAATGAACTGTCCAGCGCGCTGCGCCGCCGGTTCAACACCGTCGTACTGCCGCTGCCCGCCTCGGCGGAGGACGAGATCGACATCGTCACCCGCCGGGTCGACCAGCTCGGCCGCGGGCTGGACCTCCCGGCCGTCCCCGAGGGCGCCGACGAGATCCGCCGGGTCGTCACCGTCTTCCGGGAGCTGCGCGGCGGGGTGACCGCCGACGGCCGGACGAAGGTGAAGTCGCCGTCCGGCACGCTGTCGACGGCCGAGGCGATCTCGGTGGTGACCAACGGCCTGGCGCTCGCGGCGCACTTCGGCGACGGCGTGCTGCGGGCGGGCGACATCGCGGCCGGCATCCTCGGCGCGATCGTCCGCGATCCGGCCGCCGACCGGGTGATCTGGCAGGAGTACCTGGAGACGGTCGTGCGCGAGCGCGAGGGCTGGAAGGACTTCTACCGCGCCTGCCGGGAGGCGAGCGCATGA